One window from the genome of Hydra vulgaris chromosome 02, alternate assembly HydraT2T_AEP encodes:
- the LOC100201522 gene encoding COMM domain-containing protein 9, which translates to MSDSEVFNPVSLPKLVEFDWCFDVVAASNNINRMSVPTCLLRLKVADYGNSNEEKVQVKTVQLSKQTLDTMLDGLGKIRDQLNSVVSK; encoded by the exons ATGTCTGATTCTGAAGTTTTTAATCCAG tttccTTACCAAAACTTGTTGAATTTGATTGGTGCTTTGATGTTGTAGCTGCATCAAACAACATTAACAGAATGTCAGTACCAACATGTTTGCTTCGGTTAAAA gttGCTGATTATGGAAACAGTAATGAAGAAAAAGTGCAAGTGAAAACTGTTCAACTCTCTAAGCAAACACTTGACACTATGTTAGATGGACTAGGAAAGATAAGAGATCAACTAAATTCAGTggtgtcaaaataa
- the LOC136071626 gene encoding palmitoyltransferase ZDHHC16-like, with amino-acid sequence MQSWRHFRKNFHILKFTLKSLFYNSSRSTNHYIDAAFEPLFWFVDHFTAYLGVIFVIIVALATSSVVGIWYMFLFPIICTYSGVWIFFHCALAHYLLINIVFHYYKAVTTHPGSPPQDALLDTIQQAVICKKCIQSKPPRTHHCSICSKCYLKMDHHCPWMNNCIGFYNHRYFVSFCIFMWMGTLYVSLSTYSIFIYHSFNPKMLLQNSFPFSDSVLPLVQGLVGNQNVTDIITNKLNKAGEEYGPHPAGFTQVHEYEHVAIIYLFFLCCAVTIALTLLNMWHMTLVSRGETSIEVHINSSERRQAATQGMGYNNPYNYGWYKNWKLFLGINKERGLLAILLPSSHLPEGNGMQWISNEKPIHYVDPAAYNRYEKEQRKWFFCRFCPC; translated from the coding sequence ATGCAGAGCTGGAGACATTTTCGGAAGAATTTTCATATCTTAAAATTTACtcttaaatctttattttacaaTTCATCAAGATCAACAAACCACTACATTGATGCAGCATTTGAACCTTTATTTTGGTTTGTTGATCATTTTACAGCTTATTTAGGAGTTATATTTGTTATCATTGTTGCTCTTGCCACTTCATCAGTAGTTGGCATTTGGTATATGTTTCTGTTTCCTATTATTTGTACTTATTCTGGTGTGTGGATATTTTTTCACTGTGCATTAGCGCATTATTTACTCATAAACattgtttttcattattataagGCAGTCACAACTCATCCAGGATCACCACCACAAGATGCTTTACTAGATACTATTCAACAAGCCGTTATTTGTAAGAAATGTATCCAATCAAAGCCTCCTCGAACCCACCATTGTTCAATATGTTCAAAGTGCTATTTAAAAATGGATCATCATTGCCCGTGGATGAATAACTGCATTGGATTTTATAATCACCGGTATTTTGTATCTTTTTGTATCTTTATGTGGATGGGAACTTTATATGTCAGTTTATCaacttattcaatttttatttatcactcTTTTAATCCTAAAATGTTATTGCAAAACTCTTTTCCGTTTTCTGATTCTGTTTTACCTTTGGTCCAGGGGCTGGTTGGTAATCAAAATGTTACAGATATTATAACcaataaactaaataaagcCGGAGAAGAATATGGTCCCCATCCAGCTGGTTTTACCCAAGTTCATGAATATGAACATGtagcaataatttatttattttttctttgctgTGCTGTTACTATAGCATTAACTCTTTTGAATATGTGGCATATGACATTAGTTTCTCGTGGAGAAACCTCTATAGAAGTCCATATAAATAGCAGTGAGCGACGTCAAGCTGCCACTCAAGGAATGGGATATAATAATCCTTATAATTATGGATGGTATAAAAACTGGAAGTTGTTTTTAGGAATCAATAAGGAAAGAGGTTTGCTTGCAATCTTATTGCCCTCATCGCATTTACCAGAGGGTAATGGCATGCAATGGATTTCAAACGAAAAGCCAATACATTATGTTGACCCTGCAGCTTATAATAGGTATGAAAAAGAACAAAGGAAATGGTTTTTTTGCCGGTTTTGCCCTTGCTag